The Acidicapsa acidisoli genome window below encodes:
- a CDS encoding multiubiquitin domain-containing protein: protein MEKIVTREGDVTEVLIVEEIIDLEVYAKQGKKAPHAKGYRIRIDREYKEVHVPEMTGRQILALVGKTPEKYLLSQKLHGGQVVPVGADQIVDFRHHIIERFQTLALDPTEGGGDASRLRVG, encoded by the coding sequence GTGGAGAAAATTGTCACCCGAGAGGGTGACGTAACCGAAGTTCTCATCGTCGAGGAGATCATCGACCTTGAGGTCTACGCGAAGCAAGGCAAGAAGGCACCACATGCGAAGGGCTACCGCATTCGCATCGACCGCGAGTACAAGGAAGTGCATGTTCCGGAGATGACCGGACGCCAAATTTTGGCGCTGGTTGGCAAGACCCCGGAGAAGTACCTCCTGTCGCAGAAACTGCACGGCGGTCAAGTCGTCCCCGTGGGCGCTGACCAGATTGTCGATTTTCGTCACCATATCATCGAACGCTTCCAGACGCTGGCGCTGGACCCGACCGAGGGAGGTGGCGATGCGTCGAGACTTCGTGTTGGGTGA
- a CDS encoding IS110 family RNA-guided transposase: MQTRSFVGLDVHKASISISVAEDGRGGEVRFVGVIPNTAEEVAKMARRLSKHGELEFCYEASCCGYGIHRQLTALGHRCTVVAPSLIPRKPGERIKTDRRDSEKLAILHRAGDLTAVWVPDPTHEALRDLVRARMDAMMHLMRARQQLLAFLLRHGRNYTTGKHWTMRHRAWLAGQTFAEEAHQAVFQDYLEAVWTATQRRDALITRIETMVAAWSLGPLVEALRGLRGMDTISAATFIASTGDLSRFESPRLLMGYLGLVPSEHSSGDTIRRGGITKTGNREARRMLIEAAWSYQYPARVAKEKAEILVRLPSNIREIAWKAQTRLCARYRKMIARGKKPTVTVAAIARELAGFIWAIGQEMRITMAAG, encoded by the coding sequence ATGCAGACGCGATCATTCGTAGGTCTGGACGTCCACAAGGCGTCCATATCGATCAGTGTGGCTGAAGACGGACGAGGCGGTGAGGTTCGGTTCGTTGGTGTGATCCCGAACACAGCCGAAGAGGTGGCGAAGATGGCCAGGCGGCTATCGAAGCATGGCGAGCTGGAGTTTTGCTATGAGGCCAGCTGCTGCGGATATGGCATCCATCGACAGCTCACAGCGCTGGGCCATCGATGCACGGTGGTGGCTCCTTCGCTGATCCCGCGCAAGCCGGGCGAGCGGATTAAGACCGACCGCAGGGACTCGGAGAAGCTGGCGATCCTGCATCGAGCCGGCGATCTGACCGCCGTCTGGGTGCCTGACCCAACCCATGAAGCGCTGCGCGACCTTGTCCGTGCCCGCATGGACGCGATGATGCACCTGATGCGCGCCCGCCAGCAACTGCTCGCCTTTCTGCTGCGACACGGCCGGAACTATACCACCGGCAAGCACTGGACCATGCGCCATCGTGCGTGGCTGGCTGGCCAGACCTTTGCCGAAGAAGCTCACCAGGCCGTCTTCCAGGACTATCTCGAAGCCGTCTGGACCGCTACCCAACGTCGAGACGCACTCATCACACGCATCGAGACGATGGTGGCAGCCTGGTCCCTCGGGCCACTGGTCGAAGCGCTTCGCGGCCTGCGTGGCATGGACACCATCTCGGCTGCAACCTTCATCGCCTCGACTGGCGATCTCAGCCGCTTCGAGTCACCGCGTCTGCTGATGGGATACCTGGGGCTGGTGCCCTCCGAACACTCCAGCGGTGACACGATTCGTCGCGGCGGCATCACCAAGACCGGCAACCGCGAGGCCAGACGCATGCTCATCGAAGCCGCCTGGAGCTATCAGTACCCGGCTCGCGTCGCCAAGGAAAAGGCCGAGATCCTGGTCCGGCTGCCGAGCAACATACGCGAGATCGCCTGGAAGGCCCAGACCCGGCTCTGTGCCCGTTATCGCAAGATGATCGCCCGAGGCAAGAAGCCTACCGTCACGGTCGCGGCCATCGCACGCGAACTGGCAGGCTTCATCTGGGCCATCGGCCAGGAGATGAGGATCACCATGGCGGCTGGATAG
- a CDS encoding helix-turn-helix domain-containing protein: MAYMQDQIRQAREAKGLTQSGLGSRIGQPQSAVSRIERGGDLRLSTLLEMARVLELEPMLVPKSLIPAVQALVGHATSQESSNAPDANSLPLVGGTPEDAEDENE; this comes from the coding sequence ATGGCATATATGCAGGATCAAATCCGGCAGGCGCGTGAAGCCAAAGGTCTTACCCAATCCGGCCTTGGCAGCCGCATTGGGCAGCCACAGAGCGCCGTTTCCAGAATCGAACGCGGCGGCGACCTCCGGCTCTCCACGCTGTTGGAGATGGCACGGGTATTGGAACTGGAGCCGATGCTCGTTCCCAAGAGCCTGATACCCGCGGTTCAAGCCCTTGTTGGACATGCCACGAGTCAGGAGAGTTCCAATGCCCCAGATGCAAACAGCCTACCGCTGGTAGGCGGAACACCGGAAGATGCCGAAGACGAAAACGAATAG
- a CDS encoding chromosome partitioning protein ParB, translated as MNTIATTAAVTPSTQTPKQPQQKQTAKEAIAAKVGKTPAYCTTRVRLTELAAPIVEAFYVEEIGVGHALLLAKLQPAQQEQALANCFREEWNGAGAKAKRILLPVRHLQQWIEQNVLLLLKQAPFNKRDPQLVPAAGSCVDCPKRTGHNKLLFAEVSGNLDACTDPSCYAAKLDAHVKAKVAAKPELIQISTAYKQQAEGEKAIPRNKYVEIREEKPDTPEKAKWPEFKTCKYTTEAIVADGIDKGELRKVCTEPDCPVHHPKKQPSNADASLKAEQEKRRREEALANATGIRVLQTIVAAVPVRLMKRDLLFIAEQMLPLLEDKRLEMVARNRGIKAKEGESAAKLLTAFVRKADEGTIGRLTVEAVILLAARTQADGGKTLRAAAQVYGVDTDAIALKVKQEFAAKDKARKAAKPEPKATAKTKRVA; from the coding sequence ATGAACACCATTGCCACCACCGCAGCCGTCACCCCGTCCACCCAGACCCCCAAACAGCCGCAACAGAAGCAGACCGCGAAAGAAGCGATCGCGGCCAAGGTTGGCAAAACTCCGGCATACTGCACGACCCGCGTCCGCTTGACCGAGCTTGCCGCGCCCATCGTCGAAGCCTTCTATGTCGAGGAAATCGGCGTCGGCCACGCCCTGCTACTGGCGAAACTTCAGCCAGCGCAGCAGGAACAGGCACTCGCCAATTGCTTCCGCGAGGAGTGGAATGGAGCCGGAGCCAAGGCCAAGCGAATTCTGCTTCCCGTTCGGCATCTCCAACAGTGGATCGAACAGAACGTTCTTTTGCTCTTGAAACAGGCGCCCTTCAATAAGCGCGACCCGCAACTCGTTCCCGCCGCCGGAAGCTGCGTTGATTGCCCGAAGCGCACCGGACACAACAAGCTGCTCTTTGCCGAGGTCAGCGGCAATCTGGACGCTTGTACCGATCCGAGTTGCTATGCCGCCAAGCTGGACGCGCACGTCAAGGCGAAGGTCGCCGCAAAGCCGGAACTGATCCAGATCAGCACGGCATACAAGCAGCAGGCAGAAGGCGAGAAGGCCATCCCGCGCAACAAGTACGTTGAGATCAGGGAGGAGAAGCCCGACACACCGGAGAAGGCGAAGTGGCCGGAGTTCAAAACGTGCAAGTACACCACGGAGGCTATAGTTGCCGATGGCATCGACAAGGGCGAACTGCGAAAGGTTTGCACCGAGCCAGATTGCCCGGTGCATCACCCGAAGAAGCAGCCGTCGAATGCCGATGCCAGCCTCAAAGCAGAGCAGGAGAAGCGCCGCCGAGAGGAGGCACTGGCGAACGCAACCGGCATTCGCGTCCTGCAAACCATCGTCGCCGCCGTTCCCGTCCGGCTGATGAAGCGCGATCTTCTCTTCATCGCCGAACAGATGCTCCCCTTGCTGGAGGACAAGCGGCTGGAAATGGTCGCGCGAAACCGGGGCATCAAGGCGAAGGAGGGAGAATCCGCAGCAAAACTGCTCACCGCGTTTGTTCGCAAGGCAGACGAAGGGACTATCGGAAGGCTGACTGTCGAAGCCGTTATCCTTCTCGCTGCCAGAACCCAGGCAGACGGTGGCAAGACTCTTCGCGCCGCCGCCCAGGTCTACGGAGTCGATACCGATGCCATCGCCCTCAAAGTCAAGCAGGAATTCGCCGCGAAGGACAAGGCGAGAAAGGCGGCCAAGCCAGAGCCGAAGGCGACCGCGAAGACAAAGCGAGTCGCATAG
- a CDS encoding transposase, with amino-acid sequence MHSEAVTAAGAALIRFARSCGLIRGEWIAIDGSKFRAVASVDSTRERLDLQRYLESIKKADEEQEANIDQSAVQAAVERLSQHPEPEAGYMLVRQTALPAYNVQTAVDAEHALIVAHAVVLDASDIRCLKPMAEAAKQALELETFNVVADAGYSNGEQVAHCEAVGIIPYVPVMRTVNNQGGGTLFGRTDFRYEPESDTYICPGDKRLLFKRLLRERNGESFLAALRQDVVRFPARERKWFEASIAVGLSAQELNQENNDNLD; translated from the coding sequence ATGCACTCTGAAGCCGTGACAGCAGCGGGCGCGGCCCTCATTCGCTTTGCACGGAGTTGTGGTCTTATCCGTGGCGAGTGGATCGCTATAGACGGGTCGAAGTTTCGTGCTGTCGCCAGCGTTGACAGCACCCGCGAACGGCTCGACCTACAGCGCTATTTGGAAAGCATCAAGAAAGCGGATGAAGAGCAAGAAGCAAATATCGATCAGTCCGCCGTGCAAGCTGCCGTAGAAAGGTTGAGCCAACATCCTGAACCTGAGGCTGGCTACATGTTGGTGCGACAGACCGCGCTTCCGGCCTACAACGTCCAGACAGCCGTCGATGCGGAACATGCGTTGATCGTGGCACACGCGGTGGTACTCGATGCTTCTGATATCCGGTGTCTGAAGCCAATGGCTGAGGCTGCAAAGCAAGCACTTGAGCTAGAGACTTTCAATGTCGTGGCGGATGCTGGTTACTCCAATGGTGAGCAGGTGGCGCACTGCGAAGCCGTCGGCATCATCCCGTATGTTCCGGTCATGCGCACGGTCAACAACCAGGGGGGTGGCACCCTATTCGGTCGTACCGACTTCCGTTATGAACCGGAAAGTGATACATACATCTGTCCCGGAGACAAGAGACTGCTATTCAAACGGCTTTTACGCGAACGCAATGGCGAATCGTTCTTAGCCGCATTGCGTCAAGATGTGGTAAGGTTTCCCGCTCGGGAGCGCAAATGGTTTGAAGCATCCATTGCTGTGGGGTTGAGTGCGCAAGAATTGAACCAGGAAAACAACGACAACTTGGATTAG
- a CDS encoding helix-turn-helix domain-containing protein — translation METFGAYIRFLREKKDISLRELARRLRASAAFVSDIELGRRYPSEDVLRHLAEELGATVEELMKRDPRPPVEEMKRLAESNPAFGLAFRTLLDKEVSADDLLELAKNRPTRGKP, via the coding sequence ATGGAAACCTTTGGAGCATACATACGTTTCCTTCGAGAAAAGAAGGACATCTCGCTTCGGGAGCTGGCGCGACGGTTACGAGCCTCAGCAGCATTCGTTTCAGATATTGAACTTGGTCGGAGGTATCCGTCCGAGGACGTGCTTAGGCACTTGGCTGAGGAGTTGGGGGCTACTGTTGAGGAGCTAATGAAGCGCGATCCGAGGCCGCCGGTCGAAGAGATGAAGCGACTCGCGGAATCGAATCCTGCCTTTGGGCTTGCTTTTAGAACTCTGCTAGACAAGGAGGTCAGTGCAGATGATCTTCTCGAACTTGCAAAGAACCGCCCGACGCGAGGTAAGCCGTGA
- a CDS encoding type II toxin-antitoxin system HipA family toxin, whose protein sequence is MPKTKTNSANRPTVLEVSLENTVVGILTNLPNDQNLFVFDAAYIAATDRPLLSLSFYDAYRQLVTNVRPVTRRLPPFFSNLLPEGQLRQYIAEHGEINAQREFFLLWLLGDDLPGAVKVRDVEGRTLPPTERNPTTVRTRAGRDVLRFSLAGVQLKLSAIGHPHRQLSIPASSVGGHWIVKLPSPAYPGLPENEYSMMEFARAVGIQVPEIGLVPLAEIRGIPAQWAQLKGNAYYIKRFDRGPKGKRVHIEDFNQVYGQFPEAKYKNYSYTNMASDLWRLTDEAQFTEFIRRLIFNAIVGNNDMHLKNWSLIYRDGRTTQLAPAYDFVSTVRYIADDRLALSIAKEKASTQLNLALLERFARKAQVPTQLVLETARETAERMMTLWPTLQRELPLDRETRHQITAHMQSVPLMKE, encoded by the coding sequence ATGCCGAAGACGAAAACGAATAGCGCGAATCGGCCCACCGTCCTGGAGGTGAGTCTCGAAAACACCGTCGTGGGCATCCTTACCAACCTGCCCAATGACCAAAACCTCTTTGTCTTCGATGCGGCCTATATTGCCGCCACAGATCGGCCCCTGCTGAGTTTGAGCTTTTATGATGCGTATCGCCAGCTCGTCACGAATGTGCGGCCCGTCACACGCAGGCTCCCGCCGTTCTTTTCCAATCTTCTGCCCGAGGGGCAGTTGCGGCAGTACATCGCCGAACATGGCGAGATCAACGCGCAGCGTGAATTCTTCCTGCTCTGGCTCCTCGGCGATGATCTGCCCGGCGCTGTCAAAGTACGCGACGTGGAAGGTCGCACTCTCCCGCCTACGGAAAGGAACCCTACTACGGTGCGCACCCGTGCGGGCAGGGATGTCCTGCGTTTTTCTCTGGCTGGCGTACAGTTGAAACTCTCTGCTATCGGTCATCCACATCGCCAACTCTCGATTCCGGCCTCCAGCGTCGGTGGACACTGGATTGTCAAGCTACCGTCTCCGGCCTATCCCGGCCTGCCGGAGAATGAGTATTCCATGATGGAATTCGCGCGGGCTGTAGGCATACAGGTTCCCGAAATCGGGCTGGTTCCGCTCGCCGAAATCCGCGGCATTCCCGCACAGTGGGCGCAGTTGAAGGGGAATGCCTATTACATCAAGCGATTCGATCGGGGACCCAAAGGCAAGCGTGTCCATATTGAGGACTTCAACCAGGTCTACGGACAGTTCCCCGAGGCCAAATACAAAAACTACAGCTACACCAATATGGCCTCTGACCTCTGGCGCCTGACCGATGAAGCCCAGTTCACGGAATTCATTCGACGGCTGATCTTCAACGCAATCGTTGGAAACAACGACATGCATCTGAAGAACTGGTCGCTTATCTATCGGGATGGTCGCACGACGCAACTGGCACCGGCGTATGATTTCGTGTCCACTGTGCGTTATATTGCCGACGACCGGCTGGCTCTGTCCATTGCCAAAGAAAAGGCCAGCACTCAACTGAATCTGGCACTGCTGGAACGCTTTGCCCGCAAGGCACAGGTTCCCACGCAACTGGTGCTCGAAACCGCTCGTGAGACGGCAGAGAGAATGATGACCCTTTGGCCTACGCTCCAGAGAGAACTTCCGCTGGATCGGGAGACACGCCACCAGATTACTGCTCACATGCAATCTGTCCCCTTAATGAAGGAGTAG
- a CDS encoding type I restriction-modification system subunit M N-terminal domain-containing protein — protein MWSVADLLRGKYKPHEYGQVILAFTVLRRMDCVLEPTKQAVLKEAAKRGSSGASVNPFLTRASGATFYNMWPMDLRSIIGDQGNVPPILRLTSTAFRRT, from the coding sequence ATATGGTCCGTGGCGGACTTGCTACGTGGCAAATACAAGCCGCACGAGTACGGCCAAGTCATTCTGGCGTTTACGGTTCTGCGCCGTATGGACTGCGTACTTGAGCCCACGAAGCAGGCTGTGCTCAAAGAGGCGGCGAAGCGGGGATCCAGCGGTGCCAGCGTTAACCCGTTCCTGACCCGCGCCTCCGGCGCCACATTTTACAACATGTGGCCGATGGATTTGAGATCCATCATCGGTGACCAAGGCAATGTCCCGCCAATCTTGCGGCTTACCTCCACGGCTTTTCGCCGAACGTGA
- a CDS encoding RNA polymerase sigma factor, translating into MSEQDDWYRKAINEYGAALERLARAYEAGPEDRRDLLQEIHIALWRSFTGFDERCSLRTWVYRVGQNIAVTHIYRSRKTKKLNLLSIEDLDESEQPAASDSTATTVETQLLLVQLYALIQRLNPAERQIITLYLEGLDAASIGEITGISPGYAATKIHRIKQILAKRFVERRQS; encoded by the coding sequence ATGTCCGAACAAGACGACTGGTATCGCAAAGCGATAAATGAGTATGGTGCGGCCTTGGAGAGGTTAGCTCGCGCCTATGAGGCCGGTCCTGAAGATCGGCGCGATCTTTTGCAAGAGATCCACATCGCGCTTTGGCGCAGCTTTACTGGATTCGATGAGCGCTGCTCCTTGCGAACCTGGGTCTACCGGGTTGGGCAGAACATCGCGGTCACGCACATTTACCGCAGCCGGAAAACGAAAAAACTCAACCTGCTGAGCATCGAGGACCTCGATGAAAGCGAACAGCCGGCGGCTTCGGACTCGACCGCGACGACCGTCGAGACACAGCTGCTTTTAGTCCAGCTCTACGCGTTGATTCAGCGCCTGAATCCGGCAGAACGTCAAATCATCACGCTTTATCTCGAAGGCCTAGACGCGGCCTCCATCGGTGAGATCACCGGAATTTCACCGGGTTATGCCGCAACAAAAATCCATCGCATCAAGCAAATTCTCGCAAAACGTTTTGTTGAACGGAGACAATCATGA
- a CDS encoding ThiF family adenylyltransferase, with protein sequence MKTKLRMTQSQHGLLERHLFPGDGLEAVAVALCGRRNGKNDHILTVLKIEPIPYQDCKVRTPTRVTWSTERLVPLLLEAAKKDLAILKVHSHPGGYESFSATDDESDIDLFSSIYGWTDSSSPQCSAVMLPGGRLFGRAIQADGSFSALESILVPGDDLRIWMSQEGVKLPAFVQRHAQLFGSGTTQRVRGMSAAVIGCSGTGSPLIEQLARLGFGRLVLLDPDVIEMKNLNRIMNSSLEDAYLQRPKVQVIASAIARMGFGTEVEIIADSLLTARAVKAVAGCDVVFGCMDSVEGRHVLNRLCAYYTLPYFDVGVKLKADGLGGIEEACGAVHYVRPDGSSLLDRHVYTLDQLRSEGLKRTDPEAYIEQVKAGYIHGVKEDRPAVISINTQMASIAVNELLARLHPYRLDPNSESAIVRVSFVDGATYRQPDGVSGGLFTKGIGRGDVEPLLNMPELGDIRSDQ encoded by the coding sequence ATGAAGACCAAGCTGCGGATGACGCAGTCTCAGCACGGGCTACTCGAACGTCACCTGTTTCCGGGCGACGGGCTAGAAGCCGTTGCGGTGGCTCTTTGCGGCCGCCGCAACGGTAAGAACGACCACATATTGACAGTTCTCAAAATTGAACCGATTCCGTATCAGGACTGCAAGGTAAGAACTCCTACCCGCGTTACGTGGTCAACCGAAAGACTCGTGCCTCTTCTTTTGGAGGCTGCGAAGAAGGACCTCGCAATTCTCAAGGTACACAGTCATCCTGGCGGCTATGAGTCCTTTTCAGCAACCGACGATGAATCGGATATCGACCTGTTCAGTTCAATCTATGGGTGGACGGACAGCAGCTCCCCACAGTGCAGTGCGGTCATGTTGCCGGGAGGGAGGCTCTTTGGGCGAGCCATTCAAGCCGATGGTTCATTTAGCGCTCTCGAATCAATCCTTGTACCTGGTGATGATCTTCGGATATGGATGAGCCAAGAAGGCGTCAAACTTCCCGCTTTTGTTCAACGTCATGCGCAACTTTTTGGCTCGGGAACAACCCAGCGTGTGCGAGGTATGTCGGCTGCTGTCATCGGCTGTTCCGGCACTGGTAGCCCACTCATCGAGCAATTGGCACGACTTGGCTTTGGTCGCCTCGTCCTGCTAGACCCGGACGTAATCGAGATGAAGAATCTTAATCGCATCATGAACTCGTCTCTGGAGGATGCGTACCTCCAGAGGCCAAAGGTGCAGGTGATCGCGTCTGCTATTGCTCGGATGGGGTTCGGAACGGAAGTCGAAATCATTGCGGATAGCTTGTTGACTGCTCGGGCTGTCAAGGCTGTGGCTGGTTGCGATGTCGTTTTTGGATGCATGGATAGTGTTGAGGGCCGTCACGTTCTTAACAGACTGTGTGCCTACTACACGCTCCCATACTTCGATGTTGGAGTGAAGCTGAAGGCCGACGGTTTAGGTGGCATTGAAGAGGCTTGCGGGGCGGTCCACTACGTCAGACCAGATGGTTCAAGCTTGCTTGACCGTCACGTTTATACTCTCGATCAACTTCGATCAGAGGGGCTAAAACGGACTGACCCGGAAGCATACATAGAACAAGTGAAAGCCGGCTATATTCACGGAGTCAAAGAAGATCGTCCCGCCGTTATCAGCATCAATACTCAAATGGCAAGCATAGCTGTGAATGAACTATTGGCCCGCCTTCATCCGTATCGACTCGATCCAAATTCTGAGTCGGCAATCGTACGCGTCAGTTTTGTTGATGGAGCGACCTATCGGCAGCCGGATGGCGTATCTGGCGGCCTGTTCACAAAAGGAATTGGACGAGGCGATGTGGAGCCATTATTAAATATGCCTGAGCTTGGGGATATCAGGAGCGATCAATGA
- a CDS encoding serine hydrolase domain-containing protein, which produces MRNAFFRYTRLIALTLVSCVLPILSAQQSNITSSKPSGVDGVWLGTLTAGAASLRVQINVKSDATGHESCTLDSLDQRAMGLECANIQFATPNFLFDVPAVKGHWEGKLSEDGKSLNGNWSQGSALVLNFTRQQAAIAVTPIAYDSVIAPVSAGEMQAVLDKDLAGALKSGQLAPATGGGVTIGVVQHGVRRVFSYGAVKPNSIFEIGSITKTFTGLILAQMVEQHRVSLDDPVRTLLPQGTVAKPDGTEITLVDLATQHSGLPRMPSNFNPKDVKNPYADYTPADLYAFLAKQGVGKPAKTEFLYSNLGFGLLGQALAVHASLSYKALLKQQVISPLGLRDTTISLSAEQQARFAQGHGANHQPANAWDLGSLEGAGAIRSTADDMLTYLEANLHPDTVKVAPQTGPASTLGAALNLQHELRADVGDGAKIGFAWLWDPELKSYWHNGGTGGFSSYVFFSSECDCAGVVLFNTGPNGFMDKLGKHIQQRFMGLHALSLFD; this is translated from the coding sequence ATGCGGAATGCATTTTTCCGTTACACGCGACTTATCGCTTTGACTCTCGTCTCCTGTGTGCTGCCTATTTTGAGCGCACAGCAGTCGAATATTACATCTTCAAAGCCTTCGGGCGTAGACGGAGTCTGGCTTGGCACCTTGACGGCGGGCGCTGCTTCGCTTCGCGTTCAGATCAACGTGAAGTCGGATGCGACGGGTCATGAATCCTGCACACTCGATTCACTCGATCAGCGTGCAATGGGACTGGAGTGCGCGAACATTCAGTTTGCCACTCCAAATTTCTTGTTCGATGTTCCCGCCGTGAAAGGACACTGGGAAGGCAAGCTCTCTGAAGACGGCAAGTCTCTTAACGGAAACTGGAGCCAGGGCAGCGCACTTGTTCTGAATTTCACGCGCCAGCAGGCGGCAATTGCGGTTACGCCCATCGCGTATGATTCTGTGATCGCGCCTGTTTCAGCCGGCGAGATGCAGGCAGTGCTCGATAAGGATCTGGCAGGAGCGCTCAAGTCGGGTCAACTTGCGCCGGCGACCGGAGGCGGGGTAACAATTGGTGTCGTGCAGCACGGCGTACGGCGGGTGTTCAGCTATGGCGCGGTGAAGCCCAATTCGATCTTCGAGATTGGTTCAATCACAAAGACCTTCACCGGACTCATCCTGGCACAAATGGTCGAACAGCACCGCGTCAGTCTCGACGACCCGGTCCGGACATTGCTGCCGCAGGGCACAGTTGCGAAGCCCGACGGTACGGAGATCACGCTAGTCGATCTTGCGACCCAGCACTCGGGACTACCTCGCATGCCTTCGAATTTTAATCCTAAAGACGTGAAGAATCCTTATGCCGATTACACGCCTGCGGACCTATACGCATTCCTCGCTAAGCAAGGCGTAGGCAAGCCGGCGAAAACGGAATTTCTCTATTCGAACCTCGGCTTCGGGCTGCTTGGGCAGGCACTGGCTGTGCATGCGAGCTTAAGCTATAAGGCGCTGCTCAAACAGCAGGTGATCTCTCCTCTGGGGTTGCGCGATACCACAATCTCATTGAGTGCGGAGCAGCAAGCACGGTTTGCGCAGGGACACGGCGCTAATCATCAGCCTGCGAATGCGTGGGACCTTGGCTCGCTCGAAGGTGCGGGCGCAATTCGTTCGACCGCTGACGACATGCTCACGTATCTTGAGGCGAACCTCCACCCCGATACCGTGAAGGTTGCGCCACAGACCGGACCAGCATCTACTCTGGGCGCGGCGCTCAATCTGCAACATGAGCTTCGCGCCGACGTAGGTGATGGAGCGAAGATTGGCTTTGCGTGGCTGTGGGACCCAGAACTGAAGAGCTATTGGCACAACGGAGGAACGGGCGGATTCAGCTCGTACGTGTTCTTCAGTTCGGAATGCGATTGCGCCGGGGTCGTGCTATTTAATACAGGCCCAAACGGCTTTATGGATAAGCTTGGGAAACACATTCAGCAGCGATTCATGGGACTACACGCGCTATCGCTTTTCGATTAG
- a CDS encoding E2/UBC family protein, producing the protein MRRDFVLGEDDTESLAASGHVYDTIAEGAAKWVVLRGFSIPAGYNVAVADAAVRLGPSYPDEPIDMVYFYPSLALLSNRHIGATQGAITLEGKRYQQWSRHRTAANPWRPGLDSICTHLLQVTTWLERELGKG; encoded by the coding sequence ATGCGTCGAGACTTCGTGTTGGGTGAAGATGACACCGAATCCTTAGCGGCGTCGGGTCACGTCTACGACACGATCGCGGAGGGCGCGGCAAAATGGGTGGTCCTGCGGGGATTTTCAATCCCCGCAGGCTATAACGTCGCTGTTGCGGATGCCGCGGTCCGGTTGGGGCCTTCCTATCCCGATGAACCAATCGACATGGTTTACTTCTATCCGTCCCTTGCGCTACTAAGCAACCGGCACATAGGAGCAACCCAAGGAGCGATCACCCTAGAAGGTAAGCGATACCAGCAATGGTCACGGCACCGGACTGCGGCGAATCCGTGGCGTCCCGGATTGGACTCGATCTGCACCCACCTTCTACAGGTGACAACCTGGCTTGAGCGCGAATTGGGGAAGGGCTAA
- a CDS encoding ImmA/IrrE family metallo-endopeptidase: MKVRKSAGRGPFREQPFFKPIEIENICEEALRKVELMPSSAEPIRIERFIEKRFGLTPEYSALPAGILGYTIFGSNGPSAMVIAQMLADAGTVVAERRINTTLAHEAGHCLLHSHLFALADMPLDLFRDEEVHTDKPKILCRDVPVGAYDGKWWEFQANAAIGPLLMPAGLVTEVVEGWLERGGLLGIPQIPLTARVAAAQAVSTQFDVNPVAAKIRLEQLFPKTNQTLL, from the coding sequence GTGAAAGTTCGCAAGAGCGCAGGGCGCGGCCCGTTCCGGGAACAACCCTTTTTCAAGCCAATCGAGATTGAGAACATTTGCGAAGAAGCTCTGCGAAAAGTGGAACTCATGCCTTCCAGTGCAGAGCCTATCCGAATTGAACGCTTCATCGAAAAGCGATTTGGGTTGACCCCCGAGTACAGCGCTCTGCCAGCGGGAATCCTAGGGTATACGATTTTCGGATCGAACGGCCCTTCAGCAATGGTCATTGCTCAGATGCTGGCAGATGCCGGGACAGTGGTCGCGGAACGTCGTATCAATACAACTCTCGCCCATGAGGCTGGGCACTGTCTGCTGCACAGCCATCTTTTCGCCTTGGCTGACATGCCCCTCGACCTATTTCGAGATGAAGAGGTGCACACAGACAAGCCTAAGATCCTTTGCCGAGATGTTCCGGTAGGTGCCTACGATGGCAAATGGTGGGAGTTCCAGGCAAATGCCGCCATCGGTCCTCTTCTGATGCCGGCTGGGCTCGTTACGGAAGTTGTTGAGGGTTGGTTAGAGAGGGGCGGGTTGCTAGGAATCCCCCAAATTCCTTTAACGGCGCGTGTCGCAGCGGCGCAAGCGGTTTCGACGCAGTTTGACGTAAATCCGGTCGCAGCGAAGATTCGGTTGGAGCAGCTTTTTCCCAAAACAAACCAGACTTTACTGTGA